In Xyrauchen texanus isolate HMW12.3.18 chromosome 27, RBS_HiC_50CHRs, whole genome shotgun sequence, one genomic interval encodes:
- the LOC127620687 gene encoding collagen alpha-2(I) chain-like, whose translation MARLPSCGLEGVSGSQGQDGIHGAPGSIGSPGLDGDGGPQGPRGLQGKPGAPGIQGPVGINGEPGSRGLTGKPGNPGIRGVKGKEGSKGLPGSFGEKGKKGPEGSKGNPGRTGPQGISGQKGYKGPPGLQGNVGQWGKTGQQGPIGDKGQQGPLGPPGMAGYPGTDGPPGPIGAPGDKGDKGLRGPIGLNGAAGADGEEGPVGVMGQFGLSGSKGLSGEKGTAGSLGDRGPKGVHGERGNQGPLGVKGPIGRDGLRGASGKKGEPGFPGKKGQSGVRGHSGLAGKYGPGGGMGDAGEKGDKGLYGLIGETGTLGPPGTNGPTGLPGLAGKEGFVGQSGQHGLKGEPGVQGNSGAPGKTGLVGVAGPNGKKGEAGIRGKMGPVGHPGKVGPNGLKGKPGTSGPPGEKGDKGQLGPKGMNGSPGRRGSKGVAGKPGPQGPHGKHGNAGHPGKPARTQWNGWAAGSYRH comes from the exons GGTTTGCAGGGAAAGCCTGGAGCACCAGGAATCCAAGGCCCTGTTGGAATAAAT ggGGAACCAGGCAGCCGAGGTCTCACTGGCAAACCTGGAAATCctggcatcagg GGTGTTAAAGGCAAAGAGGGATCAAAAGGGCTTCCTGGTAGTTTTGGGGAAAAG GGGAAAAAAGGCCCTGAAGGATCAAAAGGAAACCCTGGTCGAACA GGTCCTCAAGGCATATCAGGCCAGAAAGGTTACAAAGGACCCCCT GGACTACAAGGAAACGTAGGCCAATGGGGAAAGACGGGTCAGCAGGGTCCAATAGGAGACAAAGGACAACAAGGGCCACTCGGGCCGCCTGGAATGGCTGGTTACCCA GGTACAGATGGACCACCTGGACCTATCGGCGCTCCTGGAGACAAAGGAGACAAG GGATTGAGAGGACCTATTGGATTGAACGGAGCTGCCGGTGCTGATGGTGAGGAG GGCCCAGTGGGTGTAATGGGACAATTCGGATTATCAGGAAGTAAAGGATTATCC GGTGAAAAGGGTACAGCAGGATCTCTTGGTGATCGTGGCCCAAAGGGAGTCCACGGAGAGAGAGGAAACCAAGGACCACTGGGAGTGAAGGGACCAATAGGAAGAGAT GGTTTAAGAGGTGCTTCAGGGAAGAAGGGAGAACCTGGATTCCCTGGTAAAAAA GGTCAGTCGGGTGTAAGAGGTCACTCTGGTTTAGCTGGAAAATACGGCCCTGGGGGGGGCATGGGAGATGCTGGAGAGAAAGGGGACAAAGGTCTATATGGCCTCATT GGTGAAACTGGAACACTGGGGCCTCCAGGTACAAATGGTCCCACTGGATTACCA GGTTTGGCTGGAAAAGAAGGATTTGTGGGACAAAGTGGACAACATGGGCTAAAA GGAGAGCCTGGAGTTCAAGGGAATTCAGGGGCCCCTGGGAAGACAGGACTTGTT GGTGTTGCAGGTCCAAATGGCAAGAAAGGAGAAGCTGGAATTAGAGGCAAAATG GGGCCAGTGGGACATCCAGGAAAAGTGGGCCCAAATGGATTGAAGGGCAAACCAGGAACTTCTGGACCTCCAGGAGAAAAAGGAGATAAAGGTCAACTAGGGCCAAAA ggAATGAACGGATCTCCTGGAAGAAGAGGAAGTAAAGGTGTTGCAGGAAAACCA GGACCTCAAGGACCACATGGAAAACATGGCAATGCTGGTCACCCTGGAAAGCCAGCAA GGACGCAGTGGAACGGATGGGCTGCTGGGAGTTATCGGCACTGA